One Salarias fasciatus chromosome 22, fSalaFa1.1, whole genome shotgun sequence DNA segment encodes these proteins:
- the LOC115408994 gene encoding tripartite motif-containing protein 16-like, producing MAQGGAQMDPLKFSCSICLDPLKDPVTVPCGHSYCSNCINGHWDEEQNKGIYSCPQCRKEFMQRPDLEINFMLAELVEDLKKTGLQAAAADLCSAGPEDVACDVCSGRKLKAVKSCLVCVASYCEEHLQGHYEAAPLKKHQLVEPSKKLQEKICSLLDEVKKIFCRTDQQCICYLCTMDQHRGHETVPAAAERSQKQKELEGSRLNIQQRIQEREKDVKLLQQQMFAINVSADEAVEHSEESFTQMIRLLQKRSLEVKRQLRSQQQTAVGGLKELEEKLQQEIAELKRKDVQLEQLAHTEDHTEFLHSYTSVSALSEPTHSCSIQTAPLRYFEDVAAVVSESREKFQDFLRENEEEMLLLQPQPESRADFLQYSQQITLDPNSVNRELKLSDGDRKVTCTEEDQPYSDHPDRFTEYRQVLSRESLTGRSYWEVERRRGVFVAVTYKNISRAGREKECVFGGDDKSWALDCVSDTFSFYHNNIQTPVSGPWSSRVGVYLDHRAGILSFYSVSETMTLLLRVQTSFTQPLHAGVYVCPGSSAEFLKPE from the coding sequence atggctcagggaggagctcagatgGATCCACTAAAGttctcttgttccatctgtctggatcccctgaaggatccggtgacggttccctgtggacacagctactgcagcaaCTGTATTAATGGACACTGGGATGAAGAGCAAAACAAGGGAATCTACAGCtgtcctcagtgcaggaaggagttcATGCAGAGACCAGACCTGGAGATAAACTTCATGTTGGCAGAGTTagtggaggatctgaagaagactggactccaagctgctgcagctgatctctgctctgctggacctgaagatgtggcctgtgatgtttgctctgggaggaagctgaaagccgtcaagtcctgtctggtctgtgtggCCTCTTACTGTGAGGAACACCTCCAAGGTCACTACGAAGCAGCTCCATTGAAGaaacaccagctggtggagccctcCAAGAAGCTCCAGGAGAAGATCTGCTCTCTTCTCGATGAGGTGAAGAAGATTTTCTGTCGCACTGATCAGCAGTGTATCTGTTACCTCTGCACCATGGACCAACACAGAGGCcatgaaacagtcccagctgcagcagaaaggagccagaagcagaaggagctggaggggagtcgactaaacatccagcagagaatccaggagcgagagaaagacgtgaagctgcttcagcagcagatgtttgccatcaatgtctctgctgatgaagcagtggagcacagcgaggagagcttcacccaGATGATCCGTCTCCTCCAGAAAAGAAGCCTTGAGGTGAAGCGGCAgctcagatcccagcagcaaactgcagtggGTGGACTCAAAGAGcttgaggagaagctgcagcaggagatcgctgagctgaagaggaaagacgtccagctggagcagctggctcacacagaggaccacaccgAGTTTCTCCACAGCTACAcctcagtgtcagcactcagtgagcccacacactcctgcagcatccagactgctcctctcagatactttgaggatgtggcagcagttgtgtcagagagcagagagaaattCCAGGACTTCCTGAGAGAGAATGAAGAGGAGATGTTACTGCTAcaaccacagccagagagcagagcagacttcTTACAATATTCACAGCAGATCACTCTGGATCCAAACTCTGTGAACAGAGAGCTGAAATTATctgatggagacagaaaagtaACTTGTACAGAGGAAGATCAGCCTTattctgatcatccagacagattcactGAATATCGTCAggttctgagcagagagagtctgactggacgtagttactgggaggtggagaggagaagaggagttTTTGTAGCAGTCACatacaagaacatcagcagagcagggagggagaaggaatgtgtgtttggaggtGATGACAAATCTTGGGCTTTAGATTGTGTCTCTGACACTTTTAGTTTTTATCACAACAACATCCAAActcccgtctcaggtccttggtcctccagagtgggagtgtacctggatcacagagcaggtattctgtctttctacagtgtctctgaaaccatgactctcctcctcagagtccagacctcCTTCACTCAGCCGCTACATGCTGGAGTTTATGTTTGTCCTGGATCCTCAGCAGAGTTCCTGAAACCTGAGTAG